Genomic DNA from Fusarium keratoplasticum isolate Fu6.1 chromosome 2, whole genome shotgun sequence:
TCCTGAATAGCGCCTTGGTTACCAGGTCGTTCCACAAGTGGCACACCAGGCGGGCCTGGCATAGATCGCGACGGCTTTGGTCTCTGTAAAGAGGAGCCAGGTGGTCAAGAATTCGAGCAATTAATTCTGTCGGCAGGTCGTTCAGATTCATGGTAGAAATGGCTTTGTAACGTGTGTCCCAGGAAAATGAAGCAGTTGGCGATGGGTAAGACGAGATGTTGTCGTGGTCGAGATAGATGAAGGCTTGAAGCCCGACAAGTCACGCGACTTGCGTCCTTGATAAAAATGGATACGGGGTACGAGTACAGTGACAATAGGCAGCAAAGATGGCTATTAAAAATCGCCTGGGAGGCTGTGAGCTGCAGGCATCGAACAATGATACAACCACGTCACAGGGCATCGTAAGCGCTAACGCATGAGGTCCTGGCGGGGCAGGTGCCTGTAACAGAAGTCGTGCTCATTGCAGCCTCACCTCAGCTCAACTGAATGGGCTAATTCGCGACCTCCATAGGCAAATCATGTGATCTGAATAAGCTTTATCGAGTGAGGCAGCTTTGATGCCGTAAGTCACGATACATTCGAGGGCCTACCCGTGGTGTTGAAGCATTGGGTGCACTCCGACCCCGTGCTGCATGCATCGCTCTATTTTTGGAGATGCATGTTTGATGCTATACGGTTTCTTCAAACGCGTGGCTGTGAGTTTATTATCTATTTATTCTCTCATCCCGGTACTGTTCATGACTCATGACGGATTCGTGCAtttctcggcctccttcttcaacgccaCATTAAAGGCATTCCAATTCTCGTTCGGTTGATCCGTCTTAAACCAGGACCCAAACAAGGTAACAACCCCCCCTGAAAAGTCCTCTGACTGGATGAAAGTTGTGCCTCCTGGATTTTCCTTACtcggagagaaggagaagtaATGTCTGCCCTTCACAATCCATGGGATTGAACCCTCCCATGTGAAGCATTCAGGGTCATTCGTCTGTACTGGTGAGTCAAGGTCCAATCCTCGAGGTCAAAGGTCAATTTGAACAACTTACTATCACGACTGGGTTGAATACCATCCCGTGCATCGATACTCTGATCTTGTCTCCCGACTTGAGTTCAAGTGGCTTCTTGCCTGAGTCGGCAAGCCGAATATCCCATCCTTGCTGCCATTGTTGATATCGATCAAATCCGAGGAACTATGAATCGAAACATGTGAGAATGTTATTTCCTAGCGTACTGTTGCTCAAACTCACGACTGATCGGACAAcggttggtgatgccatGATCTCTATTTGGGCTTTGACTGAGAGGGTGCGTGACATTGTGACTTGGCACTGTACCGCGGTGGATCTTTAGTGGATTGGCGTGTAAATGAACTGTGATGAAGAGCGTAACAAATAACCAGAAGAAAATCTTCTCGTGAATTGATagttattaaaaagatatcTTCAATTCCATGATCCCGCCCTCCGGATGTGCCTCATATATCTACACTTTTGCACTTGGGATGCACAGTTGAGGCACAGTAGAGCGAGAAATGAGCGAGGTTCCCACGTGACGGCACCGAGCCCGTTCCTCGCGCGATGTTCGTGCTGCTCGGCCAACTCTCGGGCAAGAACTCAGAGGGGAATAGACGATATAAAGAAACTTAATTCCAGCGAAATGAATCACTTTCATCACTCACACTCACCTTGAAACAAAGACATCAGCTTTTTCCAGCTCAGAGACATTTTATCACACTTCTCTCTCACTTCTATCAATCTTACACCAagatcatggccaagactgTCGCATTCCTTGGCGCAAGCACTGGCGTGGGCCTGTCAGCGCTGAAGCACACGCTCGCTGCGGGCCACCAAGCCGTCGCTCTTTGCCGAACGCCCTCCAAACTCTCGGTCATCCTCCCCGCAGAGTCAAATCCCAACCTGCGAATCGTTGAGGGAAACGCTCACGACATTGATGCCGTCTGCCAGattctcaagaaggaggatggcggTCTAGTTGATGAGATTGTCTCCACCATTGGCGGCAAGCCGGTGTTGAGCAAGTTGTCCATTGACGATCCGAATGTTTGTCGTAAGGGCATGGCTGTGTTACTCGACGCTCTGGCTCAGCTGCGATCGCAAGGTGCTACAGGAAGACCCTTGGTCGTGGTCTTCAGCACCACAGGCATGTCGCGTTTCGGTCGCGACATTCCCATCCTAATGATCCCGCTATACCACGTCCTCCTCAAGGTTCCTCACGAAGACAAGAGGATCATGGAAGATAAGCTGGCTGAAAGTGGCGAGGACTTTGTCATTGTACGGGCGAGTTTGTTAGTCGACGGCGAAACGGAGAAAGCTATCCGTGTCGGCATTGAGGACCCAAAGACGGGACGCGAGTCTGACGCGATCGGCTACACCATCTCCAGGGAGGATTCCGGGAAGTGGATTGCAGAGAatttgttgttgaagagggaaGTCAAGTATCTGGGCAAAATTGCAACCATTACAAACTGAGGGGCTGCACGAATACATGTCGGAAGGATATGCTTTGGAGGCTCAATGGCCGTAAACGAACGAGCTTTGGGCATACTATGATTTATGGATAAACCAGCAAATTTCTTTAACATCTTAATGTCTCTTATTTCATCATACCTACCTATACATACATATTTTCATCCTTCAGAGCCATATCCGCCATGTCCAGCAGCTTGAATCGAGCGAGATCCAAGTAGCGGCTGCCTACCCTGAACCGGAAGGCGGGTGACGCCGGGCCTGAGTGCGGGGCCGTGATAACGCCTTATCGTGAAGTTAACAGGAGGCATCAGAAATACCTGCTCTAAGTAGTCATATACCAAATATTAGACGGAGGAGAGGCCTAAATCTCGCGGTAAGACTAGCAAGCGCTTGATAAGAAACTTATAGATAATGAAGATGGTAAGAAAAGGGAAGAAAATAGTTGAGACTGTTGAAATATTATGAGCTTAGATATTCTGTATTAGTCTCCACTGTTAAAAACAGATGCCTATTGTCTGCGCCCTGCGCTCCCGTGCCGTAATGCAACAGCAAACCGGACTCAActcgaagaagaggaagcctGACCTCGATCAACACCGAATCCAGGGCATGGATAGCATCTGAACCATTGAGCCAGCGCGCAAAGTCCCATCTTGACCCCACAAACGCGCCATGTCATCGGTACCACCGCCAAACCATTTCGCGTCCGCCTCGGCTTCGGTGGCCGAGAAAAACGCGAGCTCGGCCGTCCCCGCGGGGACCGCCAAGCTCCGTAGCTGCGTCGTCTGCCGCAGTCGAAAAGTTCGCTGCGACAAGTTATCGCCTTGCTCAAACTGTCGTCGGGCCGGTATTCCCTGCGTCATTCCGTCGAATGACCGTCCGCCGAGATGGGCGCGCCGGCTAGAGCGCATTGCTCACGGGTCGGTACAGGAGGGTGCCCATGATGCGGAACCGGCGGGTGAGCAGGTTATGGAGCGGTTGAGAAACTTGGAGGATTTGGTTAAGGAGCTTAGAGGGCAGCTTGAGCAGGCGAGCGCTGGGGCGAGTCCGGCTGGGAGTGGCTCTGCTCAAGGTAATTCTCCGTCTGAGGGTAGGCGAGATGCATCGAGTCCTTCGACGTCGACCACCTCGGACGTGCAAAAGTACTTTGGTAGGATGGTTTTGCAAGATGGAAGTCGAGCGAGATATGTTGCCAGTGGCTTCTGGTCTCGAATTAGTGACGAGGTATGTAAACTCTCTGCTTTCAGCTGGACAAGGGCTAATGACTTGTTCACATAGCTCGACggcttgaagatggacaCTCGAGGACTGCCCAGCGACGGAGACGAGTCTTCGGACGATGACCTTCCCTCAACTGCCCCTTCCACACGAGAACTGGAGAGAGCACCTTCAGAAAGACACGCATTCTTATTCCGACACAACCTCACAGGTACTGCCCCGGAGGTTGCAGATCTGCGTCCGCTTCCATCCCAGATACCTTTTTTGCTCGACATATTCTCCGAGAATGTCAACATTGTCGCACGCATCGTTCACATGCCCACCATCAGGAAAATGATTCGCGAGACCCGCAGTTCTGGTACAAGCCTCTCACCCGCCAACGAAGCCCTGATGTTTTCTATATACTACGCCGCCGTGACATCCatggaagaagacgatgtcATGACCAACTTTGGCTCGACAAAAGCAGAGCTCAACTTGAAATACCGACTGGGTCTGGAACATGCTCTGGCCAAGGCGGATTTTCTGAATGACCCAAACATTGTGCTCGTTCAAGCCTTTGCTATTTTTCTCCTGCTTGTGCGTCGCCACGATAGCCCGAGATATGTATGGATGATGACGGGGCTCTTGATCCGGATGGCTCAAGCTCTTGGTCTCCATCGAGACGGATCGAGGTTCCCACATCTGACACCCTTTGAAGTGGAACAGCGACGAAGACTGTGGTGGATGATTTGCGTTATTGACGTTCGAGCGTCCGAAGATCAAGGAACAGAGTTTACGATATCCAGGGATAGTTTCGATACCAAGATGcccctcaacatcaacgacgaGGACCTTGACCCCGATACCAAGGGGATGCCCCCTGCGCGGGAGACCCTCACCGACATGTCATTCGTCCTCGCCATGCTGGAGTTATCCGACGTCTCAAAACAGATCATGGCCTCGACCATCAATGGAGTTGGTCTAGGTCCCGACGAGCAGACCCGCCTGCTGGATGAAGTCTGTGACAAGGTTGAGCACGGCTACTTCCAATTCTCGGTTGAACGGGGTGACATTTTACACTGGGTAGGCCTTACGTGCCTGCGCTTGATGCGCTCCAAGTTGATCCTCCTCATATACCTCCCCACTCTTTTTGCGTCGCCAGATGAGCGCTTCTCTGAAGAGGTTCGAGATAAACTTCTTGTTGCGGCGATAGAAGTTGCCGAGTACAACCACGCCTTGAACTCTGAACAAAAGTGTCGTCAATGGCGGTGGGTTTACCAGACATATACACACTGGTATGCTATCGTCTATCTCATGGTAGAGATATGCCGCCGGAAGTGGTCACCGGTTATTGAAAGAGCCTGGGTCGATTTGCACAGCAGCTGGCTGATTCCATCGCAACACAATATGTCCAAGCACTCGAGAGTTTGGGTGCCGCTGAGGAAGTTGATGGCAAAGGCGAGGGGGCAGCGAGAGATGGAGCTCGCTGAGATACGAGCTAATGGGATACCTATCGAGTTGCTTGAACAACGCGATTCTCAAGTTCCCGCGCCTGCGAGCTCAGGGCCGTTTTCTACTGGCAATGGGGAAGAGCCTTTCCTTGAGTACTGGAGAAAACTGGTCATTGGCTCTGTGGACCCCAGCCGGCAACCCCCGGTTCCTTTGGCCGACGGGAGTGGTTTTGAGGCACCAAGCTCCACGCAGGGTATCGATGCTCTGCACGACAACCCTCCACTCTCCAACCACGATATATGGCAAAGCTCAAACACAGACGCTGCATCTGCAGGAGGGCAGCCGGGACATCCGATAGGACTTGTTGGTTTACATCCCAGTTCGAACATGGAGTTTCAGAGCGAGATCGGAGGACAGTCAACGGGTGATGTGGATTCGCCCTGGATGTGGACGACTACTGATGGTAATTCTGCTTCTTTTGCGGATATGGATGTCGCCATGGAGGTTGACGACGTTAACTGGAATTCGTGGTTACAGTCTGCTGTTGGCATGGAGTTGAACTTGAACCAGATGGAGCCTGCGTGATTGGAGGCTACGGCTATTCTTCTtatcttctcttcttcacacGACTTTTCCCCTCTATATGATGAATTTTGAAGCGAGTCTTGAATCCTACCGATCTTCCCGGGCACCCTCCATGTTGCACCTCCTTCGGAATTATAAACAAGGCACCTCATATGTAACCCAAATGAGATGACGGGACCGGGAAAATGCTGTAAATAATGACATCTATGCATTGTATGATGCTTATTCAGCTCTCCCACTTTGTGAAATTGTATGCAGTTATGGCATCATGCGGCAGTGGGGATATCGTTCAACGATTAGTGGATTGTGATGGTTCAATGAGGTTACGTCCTCTCATGCTCAGATGATGCCATGTTTTGAAGGTTGAGGGGAAAAGCATAAGTATGCAAGACATCTCGGGGGTTTGTTAGTCCATATTGAACACGACAATCTGGTCtccctacctacctatttGAGCCGATCTTAACTGCCTACTGAAGAAGCACACATTCCCAGCAAACATGGCTATTCAAAAGGTCGCGGTTGTTGGGGTAAGTCAATTCACGCCTGGCCAGATTTACAGCGTCTAACCTTGCAACTCATCAGGCCTCAGGTACTCTTGGTaccaaggtcgtcgaggctCTCCTTAGTGCTGGCTTCGACGTCACAGCCATCACCCGAAACGAGTCAACAGCCACCTTTCCCGAGAAAGTCGCAGTCAAGAAAGTTGACATCAGTTCTGTTGATTCCGTCAAGGACGCGATCGCTGGCCAGCACGCAGTCGTTTCCACAGCAGCTACAGCAGCCGCCGGAAACCAAAAGGTCATCATCGACGCTGTCATTGCCGCCAAGGTCCCGAGATTCATCCCCTCCGAGTTTGGAATTCCATCTCGAGAGTATCGTGATACCAAGATTGGTGGTCTACTTGCGCCCAAGATTCGAAACACAGACTATCTGATCGAACTTGCAAAGCAGCATGAGTGGTTCTCCTGGACTGGGGTTTCCAACGGACTGTTCTTGGACTGGGTAGGCTTCTCAGGTCCTTGTCGCAAATAATGTTGCTAATGACCGGTGCAGAGCATTCGAAGCGGCAGAAGCTTTGTCGACCTCAAGAACCACAAGGGCACCATCGTTGACTCGGGCAACGAGCCCTACTCTACC
This window encodes:
- a CDS encoding NmrA domain-containing protein encodes the protein MAIQKVAVVGASGTLGTKVVEALLSAGFDVTAITRNESTATFPEKVAVKKVDISSVDSVKDAIAGQHAVVSTAATAAAGNQKVIIDAVIAAKVPRFIPSEFGIPSREYRDTKIGGLLAPKIRNTDYLIELAKQHEWFSWTGVSNGLFLDWSIRSGRSFVDLKNHKGTIVDSGNEPYSTSTLGFIGQAVAAVLKKPDDTANKYLDIAGVVTTQNEVLRVAEKVTGAKFEISHVSGADLEKIGDEKLARHDYSAFGEYIQQFLFADGAGHALKPEKSANALLGLEGENLEDLIKSIADEL
- a CDS encoding NAD(P)-bd-dom domain-containing protein, whose product is MAKTVAFLGASTGVGLSALKHTLAAGHQAVALCRTPSKLSVILPAESNPNLRIVEGNAHDIDAVCQILKKEDGGLVDEIVSTIGGKPVLSKLSIDDPNVCRKGMAVLLDALAQLRSQGATGRPLVVVFSTTGMSRFGRDIPILMIPLYHVLLKVPHEDKRIMEDKLAESGEDFVIVRASLLVDGETEKAIRVGIEDPKTGRESDAIGYTISREDSGKWIAENLLLKREVKYLGKIATITN
- a CDS encoding Zn(2)-C6 fungal-type domain-containing protein, which gives rise to MSSVPPPNHFASASASVAEKNASSAVPAGTAKLRSCVVCRSRKVRCDKLSPCSNCRRAGIPCVIPSNDRPPRWARRLERIAHGSVQEGAHDAEPAGEQVMERLRNLEDLVKELRGQLEQASAGASPAGSGSAQGNSPSEGRRDASSPSTSTTSDVQKYFGRMVLQDGSRARYVASGFWSRISDELDGLKMDTRGLPSDGDESSDDDLPSTAPSTRELERAPSERHAFLFRHNLTGTAPEVADLRPLPSQIPFLLDIFSENVNIVARIVHMPTIRKMIRETRSSGTSLSPANEALMFSIYYAAVTSMEEDDVMTNFGSTKAELNLKYRLGLEHALAKADFLNDPNIVLVQAFAIFLLLVRRHDSPRYVWMMTGLLIRMAQALGLHRDGSRFPHLTPFEVEQRRRLWWMICVIDVRASEDQGTEFTISRDSFDTKMPLNINDEDLDPDTKGMPPARETLTDMSFVLAMLELSDVSKQIMASTINGVGLGPDEQTRLLDEVCDKVEHGYFQFSVERGDILHWVGLTCLRLMRSKLILLIYLPTLFASPDERFSEEVRDKLLVAAIEVAEYNHALNSEQKCRQWRWVYQTYTHWYAIVYLMVEICRRKWSPVIERAWVDLHSSWLIPSQHNMSKHSRVWVPLRKLMAKARGQREMELAEIRANGIPIELLEQRDSQVPAPASSGPFSTGNGEEPFLEYWRKLVIGSVDPSRQPPVPLADGSGFEAPSSTQGIDALHDNPPLSNHDIWQSSNTDAASAGGQPGHPIGLVGLHPSSNMEFQSEIGGQSTGDVDSPWMWTTTDGNSASFADMDVAMEVDDVNWNSWLQSAVGMELNLNQMEPA